One window from the genome of Thermoleophilia bacterium encodes:
- a CDS encoding dihydrofolate reductase family protein has protein sequence MRRLLPNPGPTSIDAELAEYRPFEDPFEERPFVAVNMVTTLDGRASLNGRTVELGKQHDIELLLKLRTRFDAVMIGAGTMRAERYGRIIKDPQARAHREQIGLQQDPLAVIISGRLDLPFDAPLFTDGGGRVLIFTNDEGPAPETNTPVELVKVEGPIRITEVLRHLRQERGIRALLCEGGPHILGQLAAAEAFDDLFLTIASTLTGERDAPHILEGSLAEPEHLDLVNLAEADGELFARYRRHR, from the coding sequence ATCCATTCGAGGAGCGGCCGTTCGTCGCGGTGAACATGGTCACGACGCTCGACGGCCGAGCCAGCCTGAACGGGCGCACGGTCGAACTCGGCAAGCAGCACGACATCGAGCTGCTGCTCAAGCTGCGAACCCGCTTCGACGCGGTGATGATCGGCGCCGGGACGATGCGCGCCGAACGCTACGGGCGCATCATCAAAGACCCCCAGGCGCGGGCCCACCGCGAACAGATCGGCCTGCAGCAGGATCCCCTGGCGGTGATCATCAGCGGCCGCCTCGATTTGCCGTTCGACGCACCGCTCTTCACCGACGGTGGCGGCCGGGTCCTGATCTTCACCAACGACGAGGGTCCCGCCCCCGAAACGAACACACCGGTCGAACTGGTCAAGGTCGAAGGCCCGATCCGGATCACCGAGGTCCTGCGCCACCTCCGGCAGGAGCGCGGGATACGGGCACTCCTCTGTGAAGGCGGTCCGCACATTCTGGGGCAGCTGGCCGCGGCCGAAGCCTTCGACGACCTCTTCCTCACGATCGCCTCGACGCTCACCGGTGAACGCGACGCGCCGCACATTCTGGAAGGGTCGCTGGCCGAGCCCGAGCACCTCGATCTGGTGAACCTGGCGGAGGCCGACGGCGAGCTCTTCGCCCGTTACCGGCGCCACCGATAG
- a CDS encoding acyl-CoA dehydrogenase family protein: protein MDFEPGSEIIALRDRVRAFQEEHVYPKETELLDSLDSEVKEGVPYPAGLVEIRAKAKAEGLWNLFLPDEEYGPGLSNLDYAILCEEMGRSPAIAPMAFNCSAPDTGNMEIVLEHGTDAQKDQWGFPLLEGKIRSCFSMTEPATSGSDPTNLAASAVLDGDEWVINGLKWFTSGAVGASLAIAMVITEPEGNPYARASMILVPTDAPGYKMVRALSVMGHSAGPGHCEVSYTDCRVPASNLLGARGAGFLVAQDRLGPGRIHHCMRAIGTAERALEMMCVYAAERQAFGGPLADKQFVQDFIAKSRMEIDQARLLTLHAAWKMDTVGKRAARQEISMIKVVAANMVMDVLDRAIQVHGSLGMTDDTPLAMMWRFSRMLRLADGPDEVHKMVIARREVGRQLKKREAAT, encoded by the coding sequence ATGGACTTCGAACCCGGCTCCGAGATAATTGCCCTGCGCGACCGCGTCCGCGCTTTCCAGGAAGAGCACGTCTACCCCAAAGAGACGGAGCTGCTCGATTCGCTCGACAGCGAGGTGAAGGAAGGCGTTCCCTACCCGGCCGGCCTGGTCGAGATCAGGGCGAAGGCGAAGGCGGAGGGTCTCTGGAACCTCTTCCTCCCGGACGAGGAATACGGCCCCGGCCTCAGCAACCTCGACTACGCGATCCTCTGCGAGGAGATGGGACGCAGCCCCGCGATCGCCCCAATGGCCTTCAACTGCTCCGCGCCCGACACCGGCAACATGGAGATCGTCCTGGAGCACGGCACCGACGCCCAGAAGGACCAATGGGGCTTCCCGCTGCTCGAAGGCAAGATCCGTAGCTGCTTCTCGATGACCGAGCCGGCGACTTCCGGCTCGGACCCGACCAACCTCGCCGCGAGCGCCGTGCTCGACGGCGACGAATGGGTGATCAACGGCCTCAAGTGGTTCACCAGTGGCGCCGTTGGTGCGAGCCTGGCGATCGCCATGGTCATCACCGAGCCCGAAGGCAACCCGTACGCCCGCGCCTCGATGATCCTCGTGCCGACCGATGCCCCCGGCTACAAGATGGTGCGGGCGCTGTCGGTCATGGGCCACTCCGCCGGACCCGGGCATTGCGAGGTCAGCTACACCGACTGCCGCGTGCCGGCCTCGAACCTGCTCGGCGCCCGCGGCGCCGGCTTCCTGGTCGCCCAGGACCGCCTCGGCCCCGGTCGGATCCATCACTGCATGCGCGCGATCGGCACTGCCGAGCGGGCCCTCGAGATGATGTGCGTCTACGCGGCCGAACGCCAGGCTTTCGGCGGGCCACTCGCCGACAAGCAGTTCGTCCAGGACTTCATCGCCAAGTCACGCATGGAGATCGACCAGGCCCGCCTGCTCACTCTTCACGCCGCCTGGAAGATGGACACGGTCGGCAAACGGGCCGCGCGGCAGGAGATCTCGATGATCAAGGTGGTCGCCGCGAACATGGTCATGGACGTGCTCGACCGTGCGATCCAGGTCCACGGCTCGCTCGGCATGACCGACGACACCCCGCTGGCGATGATGTGGCGGTTCAGCCGCATGCTGCGGCTGGCCGACGGCCCCGACGAGGTCCACAAGATGGTGATCGCCCGCCGAGAAGTCGGCCGCCAGCTCAAGAAGCGCG